The following are from one region of the Corylus avellana chromosome ca1, CavTom2PMs-1.0 genome:
- the LOC132177067 gene encoding putative F-box/LRR-repeat protein At3g18150, with amino-acid sequence MESIIRCIWYGGGGRNGAEGQVGIPSSGGRSVHPPSAGRPRTSSSNSSACPASPYKLSSNTRQSQRRTLKESFILMEHKIDRISELSDPILEHILSFIPTKQTLQLSILSKRWQRVWALYPVPDFEQLPFDTNLRKVPPNQKEQEIQRKKEEFINFVERSLLAHYRQRLNLNKLSLSILFDESDYAVVNRWIDYAIECNVKELNLDILIRIHQKWYELPERVLVAKSITELNLGTCKLKSISGDINLSSLKKLVLSVGVEESQLFQTLIDSCRDIEEITFEYCSGLKSIRVSGLPKLKAIALIQNYELESIEIEASNLESLVFDLTRLPCQINLGPCENLKKLVLDSCGITDNWLHDVLSKHQLIEHLDLADCSILKRIKISSHRMKSLTFINCAKLVEVDIVTPNLHRLKYEGKVISFSLNSSSLSEVILFFSEETALDAERIEFLSKLNQPKLLTWTLFEDEVF; translated from the exons ATGGAAAGTATTATAAGATGCATCTGGTATGGTGGAGGAGGAAGAAATGGGGCTGAAGGTCAGGTGGGCATTCCAAGCTCAGGTGGTCGATCTGTACATCCACCGTCGGCCGGCCGTCCACGCAccagcagcagcaacagcagTGCATG TCCGGCCAGCCCCTACAAGCTCTCGTCGAACACCCGACAATCCCAACGTCGTACGTTGAAG GAAAGTTTCATCCTTATGGAGCACAAAATCGATCGGATATCTGAATTGTCAGACCCTATTCTAGAGCACATTCTATCCTTCATTCCCACAAAACAAACCCTTCAACTTAGCATATTGTCCAAGAGATGGCAAAGGGTGTGGGCTTTATACCCCGTTCCAGACTTTGAGCAACTCCCCTTTGATACAAATTTGCGCAAGGTTCCACCCAACCAGAAAGAACAAGAAATccagagaaaaaaagaagagtttatAAATTTTGTGGAGAGATCTTTACTTGCCCACTATAGGCAAAGGCTAAATCTAAACAAGTTAAGTCTTTCCATCCTGTTCGATGAATCAGATTATGCTGTTGTGAACCGTTGGATTGACTATGCAATTGAATGCAATGTAAAAGAGTTGAATCTTGACATATTGATCCGAATCCATCAAAAGTGGTATGAGTTGCCTGAGAGGGTTCTTGTAGCAAAATCAATAACTGAGTTGAATTTGGGCACGTGCAAGTTGAAGTCAATTTCCGGTGATATTAACTTATCATCTTTGAAAAAGTTGGTTTTGTCTGTTGGAGTGGAGGAGAGCCAGCTTTTCCAAACTCTAATTGATAGTTGTCGCGATATAGAAGAGATAACATTTGAATATTGTTCTGGGTTAAAAAGTATACGAGTGTCAGGTCTTCCTAAACTTAAGGCCATTGCGctaatacaaaattatgaaCTTGAGAGTATAGAGATTGAAGCATCCAATCTTGAATCTTTAGTTTTCGACCTTACGAGACTACCATGCCAAATAAACCTAGGCCCGTGCGAAAATTTGAAGAAGTTAGTATTAGATTCATGCGGCATTACTGACAATTGGTTGCACGATGTTCTTTCTAAACATCAACTCATTGAGCACTTGGACTTAGCAGATTGCtctattttgaaaagaattaaGATTTCAAGTCATCGCATGAAGAGTTTGACCTTTATTAATTGTGCCAAGCTAGTTGAAGTTGATATTGTTACTCCTAATTTACATAGACTCAAGTATGAGGGTAAggttatttccttttctttgaaTTCTTCAAGTCTATCAGAAGTTATTCTCTTCTTTTCGGAAGAGACTGCATTGGATGCTGAAAGGATTGAATTCCTTTCAAAGTTAAATCAACCGAAATTGTTGACTTGGACTCTTTTCGAAGACGAGGTAttctag
- the LOC132167265 gene encoding non-specific lipid transfer protein GPI-anchored 5-like, with protein MALRGIGMALAVVLVSLFWARAAAQSGCTSVLIGMAPCLSYVSGSSSTPSSSCCSKLTSVVQSQPQCLCTALNGGGGAALGVTINQTLALALPSACNVQTPPVSQCNAANGPASSPVYSPVGSPEGLLGDSPTSSSTSGGSKTVPTKGEVASNGAIMETPLQLILPLIFISAYCSTVAATLEFFLGFHGA; from the exons ATGGCCTTAAGAGGGATTGGCATGGCTCTAGCCGTAGTCCTAGTCAGCTTGTTTTGGGCAAGAGCTGCGGCTCAATCAGGCTGCACCAGTGTGCTCATTGGCATGGCTCCGTGCCTTAGCTATGTCTCTGGGAGCTCCTCAACCCCGTCATCCTCCTGCTGCTCAAAGCTCACTAGTGTTGTGCAATCACAGCCACAATGCCTTTGCACTGCGCTTAATGGCGGTGGCGGTGCTGCATTGGGTGTTACAATCAACCAGACGCTTGCTCTTGCGCTCCCAAGTGCTTGCAACGTGCAAACTCCTCCCGTCAGCCAGTGCAATG CTGCTAATGGACCGGCATCATCCCCCGTCTATTCCCCAGTTGGTTCACCTGAAGGTTTACTTGGTGACTCTCCAACTAGCTCATCGACATCAG GAGGATCTAAAACAGTTCCAACGAAAGGGGAGGTGGCTTCCAATGGTGCTATCATGGAGACACCCCTTCAGCTCATCCTCCCATTGATCTTCATATCTGCATATTGTTCAACAGTTGCAGCAACTTTGGAGTTCTTTCTGGGATTTCATGGAGCATGA
- the LOC132190691 gene encoding shewanella-like protein phosphatase 2, which yields MPNHRYSHSGAKPHLKHEQKHTRNTMSIDSAATPFCKDVPKLLTSFVDTFVDFSVSGGLFLPPNPEAAPGDALPSPPPLRTRYPAPEGRLVAIGDLHGDLEKSKEAFRLADLIDRSDEWIGGSATVVQVGDVLDRGGDEIKILYFLERLKRQAARTGGTVITMNGNHEIMNVEGDLRYVTREGLEEFRVWADWCRVGRAMKGLCEGLEKPKDPLAFRGLKEKDEPYRARMAALRPSGPISRRFLSQNATVLVIGDSIFVHGGLLAKHVEHGLERINEEVRDWINGLGEQSAPGHCKGRNAVVWLRKFSDEVAKNCDCSALEHVLATIPGAKRMIMGHTIQEVGINAVCDNRAIRIDVGMSKGCGNGLPEVLEINGNSELRILTSNPLYENKYKASLHSERKEGLGLLVPERGPTQVEVKA from the coding sequence ATGCCCAATCATAGATACTCCCACTCAGGAGCAAAACCCCATTTGAAACACGAGCAAAAACACACACGCAACACAATGTCCATAGACTCGGCGGCCACGCCCTTTTGCAAAGACGTCCCCAAACTCCTCACCTCTTTCGTCGACACCTTCGTCGACTTCTCCGTCAGCGGCGGTCTCTTCTTGCCCCCTAACCCTGAAGCTGCCCCTGGCGATGCTCTACCCTCGCCGCCGCCGTTGCGGACCCGCTATCCGGCCCCGGAGGGCCGTCTGGTCGCAATCGGCGATCTCCACGGCGACCTCGAGAAGTCCAAGGAGGCGTTCAGGCTCGCCGATCTGATCGACAGATCCGACGAATGGATTGGCGGGTCGGCCACCGTGGTCCAGGTCGGCGATGTGCTCGACCGCGGCGGTGACGAGATCAAGATCCTGTACTTCCTAGAGAGACTGAAGCGGCAAGCGGCGAGGACCGGCGGGACCGTGATCACCATGAACGGTAATCACGAGATTATGAACGTGGAGGGCGATTTGCGGTACGTGACGAGGGAGGGTTTGGAGGAGTTTAGGGTTTGGGCGGATTGGTGCCGTGTGGGGCGAGCAATGAAAGGTCTGTGCGAGGGTTTGGAAAAGCCTAAGGACCCATTGGCTTTTCGCGGCctcaaagagaaagatgagcctTACAGAGCGAGAATGGCCGCGCTACGGCCCAGTGGGCCGATATCGAGGCGGTTTTTGTCCCAGAACGCTACGGTCTTGGTTATCGGCGATTCGATTTTCGTCCACGGCGGGCTTTTGGCGAAACATGTAGAGCATGGGTTGGAGAGGATCAATGAGGAGGTGAGGGATTGGATCAATGGGTTGGGGGAGCAATCCGCGCCGGGGCATTGTAAGGGCAGGAATGCAGTGGTGTGGTTGAGGAAGTTTTCGGACGAGGTGGCGAAGAATTGCGATTGTTCAGCTCTCGAACACGTGCTCGCCACAATTCCGGGGGCAAAGAGAATGATAATGGGGCATACGATTCAGGAGGTTGGGATCAATGCTGTTTGTGATAACCGGGCGATACGGATTGATGTTGGTATGTCGAAGGGGTGTGGTAATGGGTTGCCGGAGGTTTTGGAGATTAATGGGAATTCGGAGTTGCGGATTTTGACGTCTAATCCGTTGTATGAGAACAAGTATAAAGCTTCTTTGCATAGTGAGAGGAAGGAAGGCCTCGGATTGTTGGTCCCGGAACGTGGACCGACACAAGTGGAAGTGAAGGCCTAA
- the LOC132191414 gene encoding uncharacterized protein LOC132191414 — MDHIAAAEERIASERVQQKLHQVNLAAKEHLSPIQDHVNFTLQQAYFKCAYECFDRRRSHDDISNCVENCSVPVVRSQQMVENEMAKFQERMNRSLMVCQDRYESAKLQKQPGALNDLESCVDQSTQDCIKTLPHLAGKLKASFFISD, encoded by the exons ATGGATCACATAGCAGCAGCTGAAGAGCGAATTGCGTCAGAGAGAGTACAACAAAAACTACACCAAGTAAATTTAGCCGCTAAAGAACATCTTTCTCCTATCCAAGACCATGTCAATTTCACCCttcag CAAGCATACTTCAAATGCGCGTATGAGTGCTTTGATAGGAGAAGAAGCCATGATGATATCAGCAATTGTGTAGAAAATTGCAGCGTCCCAGTTGTTAGATCTCAACAGATGGTTGAGAACGAGATGGCCAAGTTTCAA GAAAGGATGAATAGATCGCTGATGGTCTGCCAAGATAGGTATGAGTCAGCTAAGCTCCAAAAGCAACCTGGTGCCCTGAATGATTTGGAGTCCTGTGTTGATCAGTCAACCCAGGACTGTATCAAGACGCTGCCACATCTTGCTGGAAAGTTGAAGGCCTCCTTTTTCATCAGTGATTAA
- the LOC132167637 gene encoding (+)-neomenthol dehydrogenase: MMISSKEQEAPFPSPSLIPSTPRWWSKDTVAVVTGANKGIGYALVKRLAEMGLTVILTARDFQRGSKAAQALRSQGLHVHFFLLDVSDPASIKAFVSLFNINFGSLDILVNNAGVTFNEIDENSVEHAETVIKTNFYGAKLLTEALLPMFRRSPSTSRILNISSRLGSLNKVRNPNIKRILESENLSEEHINGVVGLFLESVKNGTWEREGWPELWTDYAVSKLALNAYTRVLAKRYEGCDISVNCFCPGFTQTSMTRGRGKHTSEDAADVGARLLLLRPEVLPTAQFFLWGSSSASIVHSKL; this comes from the exons ATGATGATTTCCTCTAAAGAACAGGAGGCCCCTTTTCCCTCTCCTTCCCTAATCCCCTCAACCCCCag GTGGTGGTCAAAGGACACGGTGGCTGTAGTGACCGGAGCGAACAAGGGAATTGGGTATGCGCTGGTGAAGCGATTGGCAGAAATGGGGCTGACTGTTATCTTAACCGCTAGAGATTTCCAGAGAGGGAGCAAGGCAGCTCAGGCACTGAGAAGCCAAGGATTACACGTGCACTTCTTTCTCCTTGATGTCTCCGACCCTGCTTCAATCAAAGCCTTCGTCTCATTGTTCAACATCAATTTTGGATCCTTGGATATCCtc gTGAACAATGCCGGTGTGACATTCAATGAGATCGATGAGAATTCAGTGGAGCATGCAGAGACGGTGATCAAAACAAATTTCTATGGAGCTAAGTTACTCACTGAGGCTCTCTTGCCCATGTTTCGTCGCTCGCCTTCCACGAGCCGGATTCTCAATATTAGCTCACGACTCGGCTCATTAAAC AAGGTGAGAAACCCTAACATAAAAAGAATACTAGAAAGTGAAAATTTGTCGGAGGAGCATATCAATGGTGTGGTGGGATTGTTTCTTGAGAGTGTGAAGAATGGAACGTGGGAGAGGGAAGGGTGGCCGGAATTATGGACAGACTATGCGGTATCAAAGCTTGCCCTAAACGCATACACAAGGGTTTTGGCAAAGCGTTACGAAGGGTGTGATATAAGTGTGAATTGCTTTTGCCCTGGCTTCACTCAGACGTCTATGACTCGCGGCAGGGGAAAGCATACGTCGGAGGATGCTGCCGATGTAGGAGCTCGCCTACTCTTGCTTCGGCCGGAGGTCCTCCCGACTGCTCAATTTTTTCTATGGGGTAGCAGTAGTGCTAGTATTGTTCACTCAAAATTGTAA